One Deinococcus sp. LM3 genomic region harbors:
- a CDS encoding cytochrome P450, which produces MTNAPYPTSPRVIPTVSGPPVIGSITQLYPHRLRAFLTAAYREHGPVFNVTGLGQTYTVLAGPEANVWTVKEGHRHLRSLEAWRPNDQAFGVQRSMISVDGDEHRTFRRTESRTYARSYLGANLRRALSVTAEDLVPLRAGDDLQVAHWCKAVITEQLARVVVNGTARPYLNDLLSFVQNTLMVRVTRQRPPLVEQLPGFRRARARSLGMVEALIEEHRRVPAEQAGRAPDLIDDLLAAQAADPAFWSDMDLRMATMGAFIAGMDTAANTLAFVLYRVGRHPELVPALVAEADTAFQDGPPSMETLGGLPHLHRFVMECLRLHPIAPAMTRTVTQDFEFAGVTVPQGRRVIIGTTVPHGLDGCFTDADRFDPERFAPGRMEHRRPGAFAPYGLGTHICAGSGMAEGLIMLNLAAILRTLDLRGNPTYVLREVARPTATPDDRLTLRVNAVRHPAVSLLA; this is translated from the coding sequence ATGACGAACGCCCCGTACCCGACCTCCCCGCGCGTCATTCCCACCGTGTCCGGGCCGCCCGTGATCGGCAGCATCACGCAGCTGTACCCGCACCGGCTGCGCGCCTTCCTGACGGCCGCGTACCGCGAGCACGGCCCGGTGTTCAACGTGACGGGCCTGGGGCAGACGTACACGGTGCTGGCCGGGCCGGAAGCGAACGTGTGGACCGTGAAGGAAGGGCACCGTCACCTGCGTTCCCTGGAGGCGTGGCGGCCGAACGATCAGGCGTTCGGGGTGCAGCGGTCCATGATCAGCGTGGACGGCGACGAGCACCGCACCTTCCGCCGGACCGAGTCGCGCACGTACGCCCGCTCGTACCTGGGCGCGAACCTGCGCCGCGCGCTGTCTGTGACGGCCGAGGACCTCGTGCCGCTGCGCGCCGGGGATGACCTGCAGGTGGCGCACTGGTGCAAGGCGGTGATCACCGAGCAGCTGGCGCGGGTGGTCGTGAATGGCACGGCCCGCCCGTACCTGAACGACCTGCTGAGCTTCGTGCAGAACACCCTGATGGTCCGCGTGACCCGGCAGCGCCCGCCGCTGGTCGAGCAGTTGCCGGGCTTCCGGCGGGCGCGGGCGCGGTCCCTGGGCATGGTGGAAGCGCTGATCGAGGAGCACCGCCGCGTCCCAGCGGAGCAGGCCGGCCGGGCACCGGACCTGATCGATGACCTGCTGGCCGCGCAGGCCGCCGACCCGGCGTTCTGGTCGGACATGGACCTGCGCATGGCGACCATGGGGGCGTTCATCGCGGGGATGGACACCGCCGCGAACACCCTGGCGTTCGTGCTGTACCGCGTCGGGCGGCACCCGGAACTGGTCCCCGCTCTGGTTGCGGAAGCCGACACCGCCTTCCAGGACGGGCCGCCCAGCATGGAGACCCTGGGGGGACTGCCGCACCTGCACCGCTTCGTGATGGAGTGCCTGCGGCTGCACCCGATCGCGCCCGCCATGACCCGCACGGTCACGCAGGACTTCGAATTCGCGGGCGTCACGGTGCCGCAGGGTCGGCGGGTGATCATCGGCACGACCGTCCCGCACGGACTGGACGGGTGCTTCACGGACGCCGACCGCTTCGACCCGGAACGCTTCGCGCCGGGCCGCATGGAGCACCGCCGCCCCGGTGCGTTCGCGCCATACGGGCTGGGCACGCACATCTGCGCGGGCAGCGGCATGGCCGAGGGCCTGATCATGCTGAACCTCGCCGCGATCCTGCGCACCCTGGACCTGCGCGGCAACCCCACCTACGTGCTGCGCGAGGTGGCCCGCCCCACCGCCACGCCCGACGACCGCCTGACCCTGCGCGTGAACGCGGTACGGCACCCGGCGGTCAGTCTGCTCGCCTGA
- the gyrA gene encoding DNA gyrase subunit A gives MTGILPVDITSEVKTNFINYAMNVIVDRALPDVRDGLKPVQRRIMYAMMLEGLYANQKHAKSASVVGEVMKKYHPHGDSSIYDAMVRLGQWWNMRYPMVHPQGNFGSIDGDPPAAMRYTEARMTKVAEEVLADLEKETVDLKPNYDETTVEPSVLPSAVPNLLINGASGIAVGMATNIPPHNLTEICNGLLALIDNPHIDLDGMMQHVTGPDFPTGGRISKQGIRDAYATGHSGLKVRGKARIEEKNGRNQIIISEIPYQVNKTNLIQTISAMYKAGKIPDISALRDESDRKDPVRIVVELKRGAIPTLVLNQLYKYTQLQGTFTVINLSIVNGEPRVLPLIDTMRYFLEHRRDVVTRRTQYELKKAEERAHILEGLIRALDHIDEVISLIRSSNTGAEARDSLMARFGLSEVQSQAILDMRLQRLVGLEREKLMAEFDELQKTIAFLRSILGDEGLLWKEIKKEIRAVRDNYGDERRSTITLLEEDISKEDLIAVEDMVITMTRAGYLKRTKLDAYRAQGRGGRGASGGKLRDEDVNTRVFVGSTHDFLLFFTDKGRVFHEKIYDLPEAGRDAKGTHIRNLLPGLRDDENIASVLSVKGFEEEGCFIFATRNGVVKKTLITDYGNITSAGLIAINLQQGDELISVGIVQDSDHVILATRNGKAMRFQSGEVRDTGRATQGVIGIRLREGEQDAVVSMALVPGGDEDSELLAVSECGLGKRTPVGEYPAKGRGGMGVITLDVTEKTGKLVTLARVAGDEELMVLTEKGTVIRTRVEEVRVTGRNAQGVKVINVSDKDSVISAFPIRREDEL, from the coding sequence ATGACCGGAATTCTTCCCGTTGACATCACCAGCGAAGTCAAGACCAACTTCATCAACTACGCCATGAACGTGATCGTGGACCGCGCGCTGCCCGACGTGCGCGACGGTCTCAAGCCCGTGCAGCGCCGGATCATGTACGCCATGATGCTCGAAGGCCTTTACGCCAACCAGAAACACGCCAAGTCGGCCTCTGTGGTCGGCGAGGTCATGAAGAAGTACCACCCGCACGGCGACAGCTCCATCTACGACGCCATGGTCCGCCTGGGCCAGTGGTGGAACATGCGCTACCCCATGGTCCACCCGCAGGGGAACTTCGGCTCCATCGACGGCGACCCGCCCGCCGCGATGCGTTACACCGAAGCCCGCATGACCAAGGTCGCTGAGGAAGTCCTGGCCGACCTGGAAAAAGAAACCGTCGATCTGAAACCCAACTACGACGAGACCACCGTCGAACCCAGCGTGCTGCCCTCGGCCGTGCCGAACCTGCTGATCAACGGGGCGTCGGGCATCGCGGTGGGCATGGCGACGAACATCCCGCCGCACAACCTGACCGAGATCTGCAACGGCCTGCTGGCCCTGATCGATAACCCGCACATCGACCTCGACGGCATGATGCAGCACGTGACCGGCCCGGACTTCCCGACCGGCGGGCGCATCAGCAAGCAGGGCATCCGTGACGCGTACGCCACCGGCCACTCCGGCCTGAAGGTGCGCGGCAAGGCCCGCATCGAGGAGAAGAACGGCCGCAACCAGATCATCATCAGCGAGATCCCGTATCAGGTGAACAAGACCAACCTGATCCAGACGATCAGCGCCATGTACAAGGCCGGGAAGATCCCCGACATCAGCGCCCTGCGCGACGAGTCCGACCGCAAGGACCCGGTGCGCATCGTGGTGGAACTCAAGCGCGGCGCGATTCCCACGCTGGTCCTGAACCAGCTCTACAAGTACACGCAGCTGCAGGGCACCTTCACGGTCATCAACCTCAGCATCGTGAACGGCGAGCCGCGCGTGCTGCCGCTGATCGACACCATGCGCTACTTCCTGGAACACCGCCGGGACGTGGTCACGCGCCGCACGCAGTACGAGCTGAAGAAGGCCGAGGAACGCGCCCACATCCTCGAGGGGCTGATCCGCGCGCTCGACCACATCGACGAGGTCATCAGCCTGATCCGTTCGAGCAACACGGGCGCCGAGGCGCGCGACTCGCTGATGGCCCGCTTCGGCCTGAGCGAGGTGCAGTCGCAGGCGATCCTGGACATGCGCCTGCAGCGTCTGGTGGGCCTGGAACGCGAGAAGCTGATGGCCGAGTTCGACGAACTCCAGAAGACGATCGCGTTCCTGCGCTCGATCCTGGGCGACGAGGGCCTGCTCTGGAAGGAGATCAAGAAGGAGATCCGCGCAGTGCGCGACAACTACGGCGACGAGCGCCGCAGCACCATCACGCTGCTGGAAGAGGACATCAGCAAGGAGGACCTGATCGCCGTCGAGGACATGGTCATCACCATGACCCGCGCCGGGTACCTCAAGCGCACGAAGCTCGACGCCTACCGCGCGCAGGGCCGTGGCGGGCGCGGCGCGTCGGGCGGCAAACTGCGTGACGAGGACGTGAACACCCGCGTGTTCGTGGGAAGCACGCACGACTTCCTGCTGTTCTTCACCGACAAGGGCCGCGTGTTCCACGAGAAGATCTACGACCTGCCGGAAGCGGGCCGTGACGCCAAGGGCACGCACATCCGCAACCTGCTGCCCGGCCTGCGCGACGACGAGAACATCGCGTCCGTCCTGAGCGTCAAGGGCTTCGAGGAAGAGGGCTGCTTCATCTTCGCCACCCGCAACGGCGTGGTCAAGAAGACCCTGATCACCGATTACGGCAACATCACCTCGGCGGGCCTGATCGCCATCAACCTGCAGCAGGGCGACGAGCTGATCAGCGTGGGCATCGTGCAGGACAGCGATCACGTGATCCTGGCGACCCGCAACGGCAAGGCCATGCGCTTCCAGAGCGGCGAGGTGCGCGACACCGGCCGCGCCACGCAGGGCGTGATCGGTATCCGCCTGCGTGAAGGCGAACAGGACGCCGTGGTCAGCATGGCCCTGGTGCCCGGCGGTGACGAGGACAGCGAACTGCTGGCCGTCAGCGAGTGCGGACTGGGCAAACGCACCCCGGTCGGCGAGTACCCCGCCAAGGGGCGCGGCGGGATGGGCGTCATCACGCTGGACGTGACCGAGAAGACCGGCAAGCTGGTCACCCTGGCCCGCGTGGCCGGTGACGAGGAACTGATGGTCCTGACCGAGAAGGGCACCGTGATCCGCACCCGCGTCGAGGAGGTCCGCGTGACGGGCCGCAACGCGCAGGGCGTGAAGGTCATCAACGTGTCCGACAAGGACTCCGTGATCAGCGCCTTCCCGATCCGCCGCGAGGACGAACTCTGA
- a CDS encoding succinate dehydrogenase iron-sulfur subunit, with protein sequence MTQTHAPTSAAPVSASVPMMQLKVKVLRFDPEKDKKAHWTTYDVEAQASDRVLDVINHIKWYMEPSLTFRRSCMHGICGSDAMLINGRNRLACKTLVRDVAKSGGTITVEPIRGLKVEKDLLVDMEPFFDSYKAIMPYFINESPAPAAERIQSEEEAERMAHSSNCILCACCTTSCPIFWVNGSYLGPAAIVQAHRFIFDTRDEATQQRLGIMNQNTGVWRCRTAYNCTEACPRDIPITQLIEEVKRAVMYGQA encoded by the coding sequence ATGACCCAGACCCACGCACCGACCAGCGCCGCGCCCGTCTCTGCGAGCGTGCCGATGATGCAACTGAAAGTCAAGGTCCTGCGCTTCGACCCCGAAAAGGACAAGAAGGCGCACTGGACCACCTACGACGTGGAAGCCCAGGCGAGCGACCGCGTGCTGGACGTCATCAACCACATCAAGTGGTACATGGAGCCCAGCCTGACCTTCCGCCGGTCGTGCATGCACGGCATCTGCGGCAGCGACGCCATGCTGATCAACGGCCGCAACCGCCTCGCCTGCAAGACCCTGGTGCGCGACGTCGCCAAGAGCGGCGGGACCATCACGGTAGAACCCATCCGTGGCCTGAAGGTCGAGAAGGACCTGCTGGTGGACATGGAGCCGTTCTTCGACTCGTACAAGGCGATCATGCCGTACTTCATCAACGAGTCCCCGGCCCCCGCCGCCGAGCGCATCCAGTCCGAGGAAGAGGCCGAGCGCATGGCGCACTCCAGCAACTGCATCCTCTGCGCTTGCTGCACGACCTCCTGCCCGATCTTCTGGGTGAACGGTTCGTACCTCGGCCCGGCTGCGATCGTGCAGGCGCACCGCTTCATTTTCGACACCCGTGACGAGGCCACGCAGCAGCGCCTGGGCATCATGAACCAGAACACCGGCGTGTGGCGTTGCCGCACCGCGTACAACTGCACCGAGGCGTGCCCGCGCGACATTCCGATCACGCAGCTGATCGAGGAAGTCAAGCGCGCCGTCATGTACGGTCAGGCCTAA
- a CDS encoding roadblock/LC7 domain-containing protein yields the protein MIEALMDVRGVRHTALVASDGRVVARAGLSEEQLNAELTLVAASRAVIGSLQANLQTGDWQELLLDLDGGPVLFTPHGDQILLTAFDEVASLGRVRFAVRRLLGTA from the coding sequence ATGATCGAGGCCCTGATGGACGTGCGCGGCGTGCGCCACACCGCCCTGGTCGCCAGCGACGGCCGCGTCGTGGCCCGCGCCGGCCTGAGCGAGGAGCAGCTGAACGCGGAACTCACGCTGGTCGCCGCCAGCCGCGCCGTGATCGGCAGCCTGCAGGCGAACCTGCAGACCGGCGACTGGCAGGAACTGCTGCTGGACCTCGACGGCGGCCCCGTGCTGTTCACGCCGCACGGCGACCAGATCCTCCTGACCGCCTTCGACGAGGTCGCCAGCCTGGGCCGCGTGCGGTTCGCAGTGCGCCGCCTGCTCGGCACGGCCTGA
- a CDS encoding antibiotic biosynthesis monooxygenase: MISVANRIHVKAEYHDAFEARFRDRAGLVDGMPGFIANHVLRPTRDGEPFVVLTFWESREAFEAWTTSDAFRQGHARSGTLPKDAFSGPNVLEIHEVVAR; this comes from the coding sequence ATGATCAGTGTCGCCAACCGCATCCACGTCAAGGCCGAGTACCACGACGCTTTCGAGGCACGCTTCCGCGACCGCGCCGGACTGGTGGACGGCATGCCCGGCTTCATCGCCAACCACGTCCTGCGGCCCACCCGCGACGGCGAACCCTTCGTGGTCCTGACCTTCTGGGAGTCCCGCGAGGCCTTCGAGGCCTGGACGACCAGCGACGCCTTCCGGCAGGGCCACGCCCGCAGCGGCACCCTCCCGAAGGACGCCTTCAGCGGCCCGAACGTCCTGGAAATCCATGAGGTCGTCGCCCGCTGA
- a CDS encoding roadblock/LC7 domain-containing protein, with product MIIDPLRTLPGVIAAALVGPDGLPIETHGDGGDAMAAELSALRASLDRTGRRLGAGEVTRIAFTSERIEVVAVSSGDFVLGAAMARGTDTRTAQQTLARLALELGHLPRPETP from the coding sequence GTGATCATCGACCCCCTGCGCACCCTGCCCGGCGTGATCGCCGCTGCCCTGGTCGGCCCGGACGGCCTGCCCATCGAAACGCACGGCGACGGGGGAGACGCCATGGCCGCCGAACTGAGCGCCCTGCGCGCCAGCCTGGACCGCACCGGCCGCCGCCTGGGCGCTGGAGAGGTCACGCGCATCGCCTTCACCAGCGAACGCATCGAGGTCGTGGCCGTGTCCAGCGGGGACTTCGTGCTGGGCGCCGCCATGGCGCGCGGCACCGACACCCGCACCGCCCAGCAGACCCTGGCCCGCCTGGCCCTGGAACTCGGGCACCTGCCCCGCCCGGAGACCCCATGA
- the hemB gene encoding porphobilinogen synthase produces the protein MQDRPRRLRRTPALRALTREVHLHPEQFIHPIFVHERDTVTDIATMPGVQRHSIESAVTQARDALALGIPSVILFGIPDHKDALGTQAYAEEGIIQRATRAIKASVPGISVITDTCLCEYTDHGHCGPLCEVPGHSGPDAWTVDNDPSLDLLARTAVSQARAGADVVAPSAMMDGQVAAIRAALDAAGFTHVPVMSYAVKYASAYYGPFRDAAGSTPSVGNRATYQMDPAGGYREALREARLDAEQGADTLMVKPALAYLDVLSLLKREFDLPVVAYNVSGEYSLIKAAAAAGFMDERRTVLETLTGFRRAGADAIITYHAMDAARWIAEDARK, from the coding sequence ATGCAAGACCGTCCCCGCCGCCTGCGCCGCACGCCCGCCCTGCGCGCCCTGACCCGCGAAGTGCACCTGCACCCCGAGCAGTTCATCCACCCGATCTTCGTGCATGAGCGCGACACCGTGACCGACATCGCCACCATGCCCGGCGTGCAGCGCCACAGCATCGAAAGTGCCGTGACCCAGGCCCGCGACGCGCTGGCCCTCGGGATTCCCAGCGTGATCCTGTTCGGCATTCCCGACCACAAGGACGCCCTGGGCACCCAGGCCTACGCCGAGGAAGGCATCATCCAGCGGGCCACGCGCGCCATCAAGGCCAGCGTGCCCGGCATCAGCGTCATCACCGACACCTGCCTGTGCGAGTACACCGACCACGGCCACTGCGGCCCGCTGTGCGAGGTGCCCGGCCACAGCGGCCCGGACGCCTGGACGGTCGACAACGACCCCAGCCTGGACCTGCTGGCCCGCACCGCCGTCTCGCAGGCCCGCGCCGGAGCGGACGTCGTGGCCCCCAGCGCCATGATGGACGGACAGGTCGCCGCCATCCGCGCCGCACTGGACGCCGCCGGTTTCACGCACGTCCCGGTCATGAGTTACGCCGTGAAGTACGCCAGCGCCTACTACGGCCCCTTCCGGGACGCCGCCGGGTCCACCCCCAGCGTCGGGAACCGCGCCACCTACCAGATGGACCCCGCCGGAGGCTACCGCGAGGCGCTGCGCGAGGCCCGCCTGGACGCCGAGCAGGGCGCCGACACCCTGATGGTCAAACCCGCCCTGGCGTACCTGGACGTCCTGAGCCTCCTGAAACGCGAGTTCGACCTGCCGGTCGTGGCGTACAACGTCAGCGGCGAGTACTCGCTGATCAAGGCCGCCGCCGCCGCCGGATTCATGGACGAACGCCGCACCGTCCTCGAAACCCTGACCGGCTTCAGGCGCGCCGGAGCGGACGCCATCATCACGTACCACGCCATGGACGCCGCCCGCTGGATCGCCGAGGACGCCCGCAAGTGA
- a CDS encoding helix-turn-helix domain-containing protein encodes MTLTTNTRTFVDTVTYRPGAVILYPGKSDMLYRVAAGLVRVHTMDDDGNGLTLRYVKPGEYFGEEALAGVNRAYFAEAVTDSSIDVINPALMSAEDNLVVTTHLVRTLERAYESIYRLVGKRLRARIAGELLELKDTALATQLDSGETMIYATHDELAAAVGSVRETVTKVVGELSREGVISAGYGKITLKNEQALSVIAAA; translated from the coding sequence ATGACCCTTACCACCAACACCCGGACCTTCGTGGACACCGTCACCTACCGCCCCGGCGCCGTCATCCTCTACCCCGGCAAGAGCGACATGCTCTACCGCGTCGCGGCCGGTCTGGTGCGCGTACACACCATGGACGACGACGGCAACGGCCTGACCCTGCGCTACGTCAAGCCCGGCGAGTACTTCGGCGAGGAAGCCCTGGCCGGCGTGAACCGCGCCTACTTCGCCGAGGCCGTCACCGACTCCAGCATCGACGTGATCAACCCCGCCCTCATGAGCGCCGAGGACAACCTCGTGGTCACCACCCACCTGGTCCGCACGCTGGAACGCGCCTACGAGAGCATCTACCGTCTGGTGGGCAAACGCCTGCGTGCCCGCATCGCCGGGGAACTGCTGGAACTCAAGGACACCGCCCTGGCCACCCAGCTCGACAGCGGCGAGACCATGATCTACGCCACGCACGACGAACTGGCCGCCGCCGTGGGCAGCGTGCGCGAGACCGTCACCAAGGTCGTGGGCGAACTGTCCCGCGAGGGCGTGATCAGCGCCGGCTACGGCAAGATCACCCTGAAGAACGAACAGGCCCTGAGCGTCATCGCCGCCGCCTGA
- a CDS encoding FAD-dependent oxidoreductase: MSLTVTPERPLRVAVIGSGPSGIYAAEALLKSDLNVDIDVFDRLPTPYGLVRYGVAPDHLTIKSVTRGFEKTLGDPRVRFLGNVEFGTDLTHQDALTHYDAILYTVGASSDRRLGIPGEDLTGSMSATEFVAWYNGHPDAAAREMVLSAGGVAVVGVGNVALDVSRILAKTTQELRSSDIAPHALDALEHSAVKDVWILGRRGPAQAAFTTKELREFGELHESEPVVDPAEIALTEAEEAAVTDNVKKKNIEVLRDFAAREREGKPRRVHLRFLVSPTEIIDDGTGHVGGLKVERNRLDESGNAVGTGEYEVLPVQMVLRSVGYRGVALPGVPFDERRGVIPNEEGRVEGRVGEYTAGWIKRGPSGVVGTNRKDATDTVAQLLADVHGGKLPGAAHPTREAVDALLAGRNVPVYSFADWQALDAHEVATGQAEGRPRRKIVHREMMLGHRQG; this comes from the coding sequence ATGAGCCTGACAGTCACCCCCGAACGTCCGTTGCGCGTCGCCGTGATCGGCAGCGGCCCCAGTGGCATCTACGCCGCCGAAGCCCTGCTGAAAAGCGACCTGAACGTCGACATCGACGTGTTCGACCGCCTGCCCACCCCCTACGGTCTGGTGCGCTACGGCGTGGCGCCCGACCACCTGACCATCAAGAGCGTCACGCGCGGCTTCGAGAAGACCCTCGGCGACCCGCGCGTGCGCTTCCTGGGCAACGTGGAATTCGGCACAGACCTGACCCACCAGGACGCCCTGACCCACTACGACGCCATTCTGTACACGGTCGGCGCCAGCAGCGACCGCCGCCTGGGCATTCCCGGCGAGGACCTGACCGGCTCCATGAGCGCCACCGAGTTCGTCGCGTGGTACAACGGCCACCCAGACGCCGCCGCCCGCGAGATGGTCCTTAGCGCCGGTGGCGTGGCCGTGGTCGGCGTGGGGAACGTGGCGCTCGACGTGAGCCGCATCCTCGCCAAGACCACGCAGGAACTGCGCAGTAGCGACATCGCCCCCCACGCCCTGGACGCCCTGGAACACAGCGCCGTGAAGGACGTGTGGATCCTGGGTCGGCGTGGCCCGGCGCAGGCGGCCTTCACGACCAAGGAACTGCGTGAATTCGGCGAACTGCACGAATCCGAACCCGTCGTGGACCCCGCCGAGATCGCCCTGACCGAGGCGGAGGAAGCCGCTGTGACCGACAACGTGAAGAAGAAGAACATCGAGGTGCTGCGCGACTTCGCCGCCCGTGAACGCGAGGGCAAACCCCGCCGCGTGCACCTGCGCTTCCTGGTCTCCCCCACCGAGATCATCGACGACGGCACCGGCCACGTGGGCGGCCTGAAAGTGGAACGCAACCGCCTGGACGAAAGCGGCAACGCGGTCGGCACCGGCGAGTACGAGGTGCTGCCCGTGCAGATGGTGCTGCGCTCGGTCGGGTACCGGGGCGTGGCGCTGCCCGGCGTTCCCTTCGACGAGCGGCGCGGCGTGATTCCCAACGAGGAAGGCCGCGTGGAGGGCCGCGTGGGCGAGTACACCGCCGGGTGGATCAAGCGCGGCCCGAGCGGCGTGGTCGGCACCAACCGCAAGGACGCCACCGACACCGTCGCGCAACTGCTGGCCGATGTGCACGGCGGGAAACTGCCCGGCGCGGCCCACCCCACCCGCGAGGCCGTGGACGCCCTGCTGGCCGGTCGGAACGTCCCCGTGTACTCCTTCGCGGACTGGCAGGCACTGGACGCGCACGAAGTGGCGACCGGGCAGGCCGAGGGCCGCCCCCGCCGCAAGATCGTGCACCGCGAGATGATGCTCGGCCACCGCCAGGGCTGA
- a CDS encoding cyclin-dependent kinase inhibitor 3 family protein: MTSATNPIRVDWIPTGLWPGRLGLTFAPGKKGGSVYQPGVTHDRDLTDDMRTLAQDGATVIAPLLEDHEFHMLGLEDYHGAADTFGLEVAPYSIPDGHAPHDPRDFAAYIDELMTYLLNGRSVVVHCRGGLGRAGLSAACLLVQAGLDAEDAIALVRETRSPHAIETPQQEQFIHDFAR, encoded by the coding sequence GTGACCAGCGCCACCAACCCCATCCGCGTGGACTGGATTCCCACCGGCCTGTGGCCCGGCCGCCTGGGCCTGACCTTCGCGCCGGGCAAGAAGGGCGGCAGCGTGTACCAGCCGGGCGTCACGCACGACCGCGACCTGACCGACGACATGCGCACCCTGGCGCAGGACGGCGCGACCGTCATCGCGCCGCTGCTGGAAGACCACGAGTTCCACATGCTGGGCCTGGAGGACTACCACGGCGCCGCCGACACCTTCGGCCTGGAAGTCGCGCCGTACTCCATCCCGGACGGGCACGCCCCGCACGACCCGCGTGACTTCGCCGCGTACATCGACGAACTGATGACCTACCTCCTGAACGGCCGCAGCGTCGTCGTGCACTGCCGGGGCGGCCTGGGCCGTGCGGGCCTGAGCGCCGCGTGCCTGCTCGTGCAGGCGGGCCTGGACGCCGAAGACGCCATCGCCCTGGTCCGGGAGACCCGCAGCCCGCACGCCATCGAAACGCCGCAGCAGGAGCAGTTCATTCACGATTTCGCCCGCTGA
- a CDS encoding roadblock/LC7 domain-containing protein, translating to MLDQLTQLVRDVDGAWAAAIGGLDGLLIEGHSTAATDLSLLIAEHAGLYRSASTAYSTTLNGGQTREMYLRGERLSVYLHPIKTEYFLLLAVDARSNLGQARLYGRDTARKLEAIL from the coding sequence ATGCTTGATCAACTCACGCAACTCGTCAGGGACGTGGATGGCGCCTGGGCCGCCGCCATCGGGGGCCTGGACGGCCTGCTCATCGAGGGACACTCCACTGCCGCCACCGACCTCAGCCTGCTGATCGCCGAGCATGCCGGCCTGTACCGCTCGGCCAGCACCGCCTACTCCACGACCCTGAACGGCGGCCAGACCCGTGAGATGTACCTGCGCGGCGAACGCCTGAGCGTGTACCTGCATCCCATCAAGACCGAGTACTTCCTGCTGCTGGCCGTCGACGCGCGCAGCAACCTCGGACAGGCCCGCCTGTACGGCCGTGACACCGCCCGCAAACTGGAGGCCATCCTGTGA